A window of the Streptomyces formicae genome harbors these coding sequences:
- a CDS encoding TIGR02680 family protein, which produces MTTDARGLVPLPRSDPATTTGARFRLHRAGIQNVWQYDEQEFTFGDGRLLLRGKNGAGKSKALEMLLPYLLDGDSRALDATGTGRTTLAWLMLDGFEQTNRLGYLWVEFRGTADDGGHRHLTLGAAIRASKSTQRALPTFFVTPQRIGEDLHLVEAGKPLPVDRLKEIVGSDNATDRAVLHRSRVARELFGITDVTRYRNLTQLLHRLRRPTVGDRIEHGGLASLLSETLPGLDEDVVEKVARNLHDLDAVRDELGRLERTDAALRTFLTSYRGYLAGVLRTSAQRVSHELGVLAQRRRAAGDAAQRTSDLRTQEEESDGRLETLREEERAARTDLAALHASHAYRSLRELSERRSTVEALHTAAVAAFTTLHNAHDAEESTAERLADGVEHLGSRLAELGTEHRELLTQAEKAGLPTSHLGVAVALPRTVLAQATETELTTPDGETRTVRHRSVARVDTATAQEGLRSWQSQLEDAEAVVRNRARMVQEVTRLISRADEARVGAAQADAERERLEGEAEEAAGRLDVSRQKVVEESRAYADRVAEWVAHARTALGPDCPLLDAVHASVGCETSADAPFADRTLPPDIDTQARQTAQAVLEPYGEELTGRRDALALDVSRLGEELDRLAEKKRDWEQRADPEPAAPHHRVAARTPGSGAPFYRLVDFADDLAPADRAGLEGALEASGILDAWVSADGVLLDPRTRDTLLRPAPVLSDGPALATALRPAPEPDCGVTSEQVGRLLATIALAPAQETSAHNAVFYDGSWRLGVLSGRHDKGDTEYVGAAVRAETRRRILAELEERITQTEERLASVREELAVADAMRRALTLAERDFPRAQSLADAWSRTESAERALHDLTAKATRAARMAEEARALAVSARAEADAMATAHDLPGDPAALDRVRTALAALLSGVGHLRRAVGGTGERLGANQADAERYGRAREDRLAADEAYRLHLAALRTAEQDLRVREEAIGSSEEEILTREREAKQRIANAVQALPAVGRARDELHDLRVRAEEDEKRLRGNLADQETAVIDTGSALRGALGRPEVVLGAGLDRSSLPEYVSDDPGTDVRSRLRALRALADTVEQALGRPKGEVSDSTLLNRHTELRDQLAGGFDAQLEERDGIKVCRLVDDHGSHDVAAVGERIAVQAAEARGRLTEREREVFQRFLTGELGDHLSAQVITAANLVAALNDTLRTVRTSHGLGVELLWKLDEDVDADVQAAVELLRSPSSLRTREQTEQLREVLQRRIEDARRADPSAGYAAHLRTALDYRDWFRFHTFVVEDAAPGRRRRLTGRTGLSQGEQRVLSYLVLFAAAAAHFTSLAESAPHAPRLILLDDAFAKVDEPTHGRLGRILVDLDLDFVLTSERLMGNWPEVPSLHIYECLRDPHVRGVATLHYTWNGRHRRLVSV; this is translated from the coding sequence ATGACCACCGACGCGCGTGGCCTCGTTCCGCTGCCGCGTTCCGACCCCGCGACGACCACCGGCGCCCGCTTCCGGCTGCACCGGGCGGGCATCCAGAACGTCTGGCAGTACGACGAGCAGGAGTTCACCTTCGGCGACGGACGGCTACTGCTGCGCGGCAAGAACGGCGCGGGCAAGTCGAAGGCCCTGGAGATGCTGCTCCCGTATCTTCTGGACGGCGACTCCCGGGCACTGGACGCGACAGGCACCGGCCGCACCACGCTCGCCTGGCTGATGCTGGACGGCTTCGAGCAGACCAACCGTCTCGGGTATCTGTGGGTGGAGTTCCGGGGCACGGCCGACGACGGCGGTCACCGCCACCTGACGCTGGGTGCCGCAATCCGTGCCTCGAAGTCGACGCAGAGGGCGCTGCCGACGTTCTTCGTCACCCCGCAGCGGATCGGTGAGGACCTGCACCTTGTCGAGGCAGGCAAGCCGCTGCCGGTCGATCGGCTCAAGGAGATCGTCGGCTCCGACAACGCGACCGACCGTGCGGTCCTGCATCGCTCCCGTGTGGCCCGGGAACTGTTCGGCATCACCGACGTGACGCGCTACCGCAACCTCACCCAGCTCCTCCACCGGCTGCGGCGTCCGACGGTCGGGGACCGCATCGAACACGGGGGCCTGGCCTCCCTGCTCAGCGAGACCCTGCCGGGGCTCGACGAGGACGTGGTCGAGAAGGTGGCGCGCAACCTCCACGACCTCGACGCCGTACGGGACGAGCTCGGCCGCCTGGAACGCACCGACGCTGCCTTGCGCACGTTCCTCACCAGTTACCGCGGCTACCTGGCCGGAGTCCTGCGCACCTCCGCGCAGAGAGTGAGCCATGAGCTGGGCGTCCTCGCACAGCGACGCCGGGCGGCCGGAGACGCCGCGCAGCGGACGAGCGACCTGAGGACGCAGGAGGAGGAGTCGGATGGCCGGCTGGAGACCCTCCGCGAGGAGGAACGGGCCGCCCGGACCGACCTGGCCGCCCTGCACGCCAGTCACGCCTACCGCAGCCTGCGCGAACTGTCGGAACGCCGCAGCACGGTGGAGGCGCTGCACACCGCCGCCGTGGCCGCTTTCACCACCCTGCACAACGCACACGACGCTGAGGAGAGCACGGCTGAGCGGCTGGCCGATGGTGTCGAACACCTCGGAAGCCGCCTGGCCGAGCTGGGGACCGAGCACCGGGAACTGCTGACGCAGGCGGAGAAGGCCGGGCTTCCCACCAGCCATCTCGGCGTGGCGGTGGCGCTGCCGCGCACGGTTCTTGCCCAGGCCACCGAGACAGAGCTGACGACTCCGGACGGGGAGACGCGCACCGTACGACATCGGTCGGTGGCCCGCGTGGACACGGCCACGGCGCAGGAAGGGCTACGGTCCTGGCAGAGCCAGCTGGAGGACGCCGAGGCGGTCGTGAGAAACCGGGCCAGGATGGTTCAGGAGGTAACCCGTCTCATCTCGCGGGCGGACGAGGCCCGGGTGGGGGCGGCTCAGGCCGATGCCGAGCGGGAACGGCTGGAGGGCGAGGCGGAAGAGGCCGCCGGCCGTCTCGACGTCAGCCGCCAGAAGGTCGTCGAGGAGAGCCGCGCCTATGCGGACCGTGTCGCCGAGTGGGTGGCGCACGCGCGGACTGCGCTGGGTCCCGACTGCCCGCTTCTGGACGCCGTCCATGCCTCCGTCGGCTGTGAGACGTCCGCCGACGCGCCGTTCGCGGACCGCACGCTGCCACCCGACATCGACACCCAGGCGCGGCAGACCGCTCAGGCCGTATTGGAGCCGTACGGCGAGGAACTCACCGGGCGCCGGGACGCCCTGGCGCTCGACGTCAGCCGGCTCGGCGAGGAACTCGACCGCCTGGCGGAGAAGAAGCGGGACTGGGAGCAACGTGCCGATCCTGAGCCAGCGGCCCCGCACCATCGCGTCGCCGCGAGGACGCCGGGCAGTGGAGCACCTTTCTACCGGCTCGTGGACTTCGCGGACGATCTCGCTCCGGCCGACCGAGCCGGTCTGGAAGGAGCCCTGGAGGCCAGTGGGATCCTGGACGCGTGGGTGAGCGCGGACGGCGTCCTTCTCGATCCTCGCACCCGGGACACTCTGCTCCGACCCGCTCCCGTACTGTCGGACGGACCGGCTCTTGCCACGGCCCTGCGCCCGGCCCCTGAGCCGGATTGCGGCGTCACGTCCGAGCAGGTGGGGCGTCTACTGGCCACCATCGCACTCGCACCGGCACAGGAGACCTCCGCTCACAACGCAGTTTTCTACGACGGCAGTTGGCGTCTAGGCGTGCTCAGCGGCCGTCATGACAAGGGCGACACCGAGTACGTGGGGGCCGCTGTACGCGCCGAGACCCGGCGGCGGATCCTCGCCGAGCTGGAGGAGCGGATCACGCAGACGGAAGAGCGGCTGGCCAGCGTCCGCGAGGAGCTCGCCGTAGCCGATGCCATGCGTCGGGCTCTCACGCTCGCGGAACGGGACTTCCCCAGGGCACAGAGTCTCGCGGATGCATGGAGCAGGACCGAATCAGCGGAGAGGGCACTGCATGACCTGACCGCCAAGGCGACCCGGGCGGCACGAATGGCCGAAGAAGCCCGCGCTCTCGCGGTATCGGCGCGTGCCGAGGCGGATGCCATGGCAACCGCCCACGATCTGCCCGGCGACCCCGCCGCCCTCGACCGCGTACGCACCGCACTGGCCGCCTTGCTCAGCGGTGTCGGGCATCTACGCAGGGCTGTCGGCGGCACGGGCGAGCGGCTCGGCGCGAACCAGGCCGATGCCGAACGGTACGGACGCGCCCGAGAGGATCGCCTGGCCGCGGACGAGGCTTACCGGCTCCACCTGGCCGCACTGCGCACCGCTGAGCAGGACCTGCGCGTGCGCGAGGAGGCCATCGGGTCGTCCGAGGAGGAGATCCTCACCCGCGAGCGGGAGGCCAAGCAGCGCATCGCGAACGCCGTCCAAGCCCTCCCCGCGGTTGGTCGAGCCCGCGACGAACTGCACGACCTGCGCGTGCGCGCGGAAGAAGACGAGAAGCGCCTGCGCGGGAACCTGGCGGACCAGGAAACGGCGGTCATCGACACCGGCAGCGCTCTTCGCGGTGCTCTCGGCCGGCCCGAGGTGGTGCTTGGCGCCGGCCTTGACCGGTCCTCGCTGCCCGAGTACGTGTCGGACGATCCCGGCACGGACGTCCGCAGCCGTCTGCGAGCACTGCGGGCACTCGCCGACACCGTGGAACAGGCTCTCGGTCGCCCGAAAGGCGAGGTGTCGGACAGCACCCTGCTCAACCGGCACACCGAACTGCGCGACCAACTGGCCGGCGGGTTCGACGCGCAGCTGGAGGAACGCGACGGGATCAAGGTGTGCCGCCTGGTCGACGACCACGGGTCCCATGACGTCGCGGCCGTGGGCGAGCGGATCGCGGTCCAGGCCGCAGAGGCCAGGGGACGGCTCACCGAGCGCGAGCGTGAGGTGTTCCAGCGGTTCCTGACCGGTGAACTCGGCGACCACCTATCGGCACAGGTCATCACCGCGGCGAACCTGGTCGCGGCTCTCAACGACACCCTACGGACCGTACGCACATCCCACGGTCTCGGCGTCGAGTTGCTGTGGAAGCTGGACGAGGACGTGGACGCGGACGTGCAGGCAGCCGTAGAGCTGCTGCGCAGTCCGTCGAGCCTTCGGACGCGCGAGCAGACCGAGCAGCTCCGCGAGGTACTGCAACGCCGGATCGAGGATGCCCGACGTGCCGACCCGTCAGCCGGTTATGCAGCTCATCTGCGGACCGCCCTTGACTACCGCGACTGGTTCCGTTTCCACACCTTCGTGGTCGAGGATGCGGCCCCCGGCCGTCGCCGGAGACTGACCGGCCGGACCGGGCTCAGCCAAGGCGAGCAGCGAGTGCTCTCCTACCTCGTGCTCTTCGCCGCGGCCGCTGCCCACTTCACCAGCCTCGCCGAGTCGGCGCCGCACGCGCCACGGCTGATCCTCCTGGACGACGCCTTCGCAAAGGTCGATGAACCCACCCATGGCCGTTTGGGCCGAATCCTCGTGGACCTCGATCTCGACTTCGTCCTCACCAGCGAGCGGCTCATGGGGAACTGGCCCGAGGTTCCGTCCCTGCACATCTACGAGTGTCTCCGTGATCCGCATGTGCGCGGCGTGGCCACCCTGCACTACACCTGGAACGGTCGGCACCGGCGTCTGGTATCCGTATGA
- a CDS encoding TIGR02678 family protein, protein MTLPSTHDVALAAERRTAARLLLAHPLIASDGPHADLFPLIRRHADWLGKRFQQVLGYRLLVDSSYARLFKAGLGAGTGHRLERSTGTPFTPHTYACLALALSVLVTAPEQMLLSHLVADIRAAAADAGIELEETGRVAGKRTLVAALRQLVDWGVLIETEGHVAAIAQEAGGEALITVDRELARVVVAGPLAQARDGADLVRRAADPGFGGPRTYVRRMLVETPVVHLDELTDAERDWLRTRQRREAQAFSELLGLEMEIRAEGVALVDPEEELTDLHLPGTGTVAQAALLLAERLVEQLRPQAPGHPATGGTLVIGVAVPDGLVDEVLAGLIAEYGQRSNWQRGYLEDLPSLREAVLDLLVRMRLMVRAGRLRAEGEGLPEGYVEEAPEGRTVTDVHGARPGGDGWVLLAAAARYATHVTVRPSGAAGRGTDVQEELPL, encoded by the coding sequence ATGACCCTTCCCTCGACTCACGACGTGGCCTTGGCCGCCGAGCGCCGCACCGCCGCCCGGCTTCTGCTCGCCCACCCCCTGATCGCGTCGGACGGCCCCCATGCCGACCTCTTCCCGCTGATCCGAAGGCACGCCGACTGGCTGGGCAAACGGTTTCAGCAGGTGCTCGGCTACCGCCTGCTGGTCGACAGCTCCTATGCCCGGCTGTTCAAGGCAGGGCTGGGGGCGGGCACGGGACACCGGCTGGAGCGCTCCACCGGCACCCCCTTCACCCCACACACGTACGCCTGCCTCGCGCTGGCCCTGTCCGTGCTGGTGACCGCGCCCGAGCAGATGCTGCTGTCGCACCTGGTCGCCGACATCAGGGCCGCCGCGGCCGACGCGGGGATCGAGTTGGAGGAGACGGGCCGGGTGGCCGGAAAGCGGACCCTGGTCGCGGCTCTGCGCCAGTTGGTCGACTGGGGCGTGCTCATCGAGACCGAGGGCCATGTGGCCGCGATTGCGCAGGAGGCGGGGGGAGAAGCCTTGATCACGGTGGATCGGGAGCTGGCCCGCGTGGTCGTCGCCGGCCCGCTCGCGCAGGCCCGGGACGGCGCCGACCTGGTCCGGCGGGCAGCGGACCCGGGGTTCGGCGGACCTCGCACCTATGTGCGTCGGATGCTGGTCGAGACACCCGTCGTCCACCTCGACGAGCTGACCGACGCAGAGCGCGACTGGCTGCGCACCCGCCAGCGCCGGGAAGCCCAGGCTTTCTCCGAACTTCTGGGTCTGGAGATGGAGATCCGTGCCGAGGGGGTCGCGCTTGTGGACCCCGAGGAGGAGCTGACTGATCTGCACCTGCCGGGCACCGGGACCGTCGCACAGGCCGCGCTGCTGCTGGCGGAACGGCTCGTGGAACAGCTTCGGCCGCAGGCGCCGGGGCATCCGGCGACCGGCGGGACGCTCGTCATCGGGGTGGCGGTCCCGGACGGCTTGGTGGATGAGGTGCTGGCCGGGCTGATCGCCGAGTACGGGCAGCGCAGCAACTGGCAACGCGGCTATCTGGAGGACCTTCCCTCCCTGCGAGAGGCCGTACTAGACCTGCTGGTCCGCATGCGGCTGATGGTCCGCGCCGGGCGGCTGCGCGCCGAGGGAGAAGGACTGCCGGAGGGATACGTCGAAGAGGCGCCAGAAGGACGCACGGTGACCGATGTCCATGGCGCACGGCCCGGCGGCGACGGCTGGGTGCTGCTGGCCGCAGCGGCCCGTTACGCCACCCACGTCACCGTGCGCCCGTCCGGTGCAGCCGGCAGAGGCACCGACGTTCAAGAGGAGTTGCCGCTATGA
- a CDS encoding TIGR02677 family protein, with amino-acid sequence MGASASGAGQDADEEARRRLNAYTYLSAPERLEHVAIMRVFCGTLLADLAVPDIMAKLRQAGASAAVLDADTLTVRLEQLVQWGNLLRSSHAVNASSISEYQRSRSRYQLSKLGERIQRDADGVLAEADAAREVSNELLALVERGLRELADLVKAPGGVEPQDGLERISTLFVQFTEFADSIRDFYAYLGQVLSRYDLDSAEYQGFKELLLDYVEAITEDVAFRAPRISAALDTLWPHIPALLDRLDSHAQGLTGLSAQAQGESRPEVRIQRSRGREFADWEGLRGWFSNTDGQGSQVDQLRDATLRALQSLLANAKRMLRSATGEMSRRKDLLRLARWFDEAAPQDAHDIAVAAFGLYGARHLGIPPATDEVVPAYTSWWTGPVVEVPVALRERGSRAQRGRASTVEDHSAQKQLLREAARQRAAARAAAADELRSASGRFAEVRLTSAALGLLLELLATALGNAQLSRHVSTGGERTAGFDLDSASSEDAELRIRLTVRRTAGTRTVLYSTDGDLLLDDLELDIGRISAAADGEAEASVS; translated from the coding sequence ATGGGGGCATCAGCATCCGGTGCAGGTCAGGACGCCGACGAGGAGGCACGGCGGCGGCTGAACGCGTACACGTACCTCAGCGCGCCCGAGCGGCTGGAGCATGTCGCGATCATGCGGGTCTTCTGCGGAACGCTGCTGGCGGATCTCGCCGTCCCGGACATCATGGCGAAACTGCGCCAGGCCGGTGCTTCCGCCGCAGTACTCGACGCCGACACCCTCACGGTCCGACTGGAACAGCTGGTCCAGTGGGGAAACCTGCTCCGCAGCAGCCACGCGGTGAACGCGTCCAGCATCAGCGAGTACCAGCGCTCCCGCTCGCGCTACCAGCTGTCGAAACTGGGTGAACGCATCCAGCGGGACGCCGACGGGGTCCTGGCCGAAGCCGACGCCGCCCGCGAGGTGAGCAACGAACTGCTGGCACTGGTCGAGCGCGGGCTACGGGAGCTGGCCGACCTCGTGAAAGCGCCGGGCGGCGTCGAGCCGCAGGACGGACTGGAGCGGATCAGCACGCTGTTCGTGCAGTTCACCGAGTTCGCGGACTCCATACGCGACTTCTACGCCTACCTCGGCCAGGTGCTGTCCCGCTACGACCTGGACAGCGCCGAGTACCAGGGCTTCAAGGAGCTGCTCCTGGACTACGTCGAGGCGATCACGGAGGATGTGGCGTTCCGCGCGCCCCGGATCTCGGCGGCGTTGGACACCCTGTGGCCGCACATCCCGGCTCTGCTGGACCGGCTGGACTCCCACGCCCAGGGGCTCACCGGGCTCTCGGCGCAGGCGCAAGGCGAAAGCCGCCCGGAGGTCCGGATCCAGCGCAGCCGGGGCCGCGAATTCGCGGACTGGGAGGGGCTGCGCGGCTGGTTCAGCAACACCGACGGCCAGGGCAGCCAGGTCGACCAGCTGCGGGACGCCACCCTGCGCGCGTTGCAGTCGCTGCTCGCCAACGCCAAGCGGATGCTGCGGTCGGCCACCGGGGAGATGTCCCGGCGCAAGGATCTGCTGCGACTGGCCCGCTGGTTCGACGAAGCGGCGCCGCAGGACGCACACGACATCGCCGTCGCCGCCTTCGGACTGTACGGCGCCCGCCATCTGGGCATACCTCCGGCCACCGACGAGGTGGTGCCCGCCTACACGAGCTGGTGGACCGGTCCGGTGGTCGAAGTACCGGTGGCCCTGCGTGAGAGGGGCAGCCGCGCCCAGCGGGGCCGGGCCTCCACGGTGGAGGACCACTCCGCGCAGAAGCAGCTGCTGCGTGAGGCCGCCCGTCAGCGGGCAGCGGCCAGGGCAGCAGCCGCGGACGAACTGCGTAGCGCGTCCGGCCGTTTCGCCGAGGTACGCCTCACGTCGGCGGCGCTCGGGCTGCTTCTGGAGTTGCTGGCCACGGCACTCGGAAACGCACAGCTCAGCAGGCATGTCAGCACAGGCGGGGAGAGGACGGCAGGGTTCGACCTCGACTCGGCCAGCAGTGAAGACGCCGAATTGCGTATCCGGCTCACCGTGCGCCGGACGGCGGGCACGCGGACGGTGCTGTACTCGACCGACGGCGACCTGCTGCTGGACGACCTGGAGCTGGACATCGGTCGCATCTCCGCCGCGGCCGACGGCGAAGCGGAGGCGAGTGTGTCATGA
- a CDS encoding DUF433 domain-containing protein yields MSYEPKLAAALSGATLRQLSHWRRASGPKGAVLVPEISSERPILYSFRDVVALRICVQLREEASLQKIRRALNTLREDLGEWEHLSSYKLVAGPDTIYLAEPDHAVDLIKGGNVVIHQMVDVLAPFYKDGRSIPALLTPREHVAVDESVRGGEPVIQGTRIPASDVAALVRDGIPPDQIGEFYPGVTAEAARDAADFSEYVDSYGSSEPRQVVA; encoded by the coding sequence GTGTCGTACGAACCCAAACTCGCCGCGGCTCTTTCCGGCGCGACTCTGCGCCAGCTGTCCCACTGGCGCCGGGCCTCCGGGCCCAAGGGCGCCGTGCTCGTGCCCGAGATCTCCAGCGAGAGGCCGATCCTCTACTCGTTCCGCGACGTTGTCGCGCTCCGCATCTGTGTGCAGCTGCGCGAAGAGGCTTCGTTGCAGAAGATCCGCCGTGCGCTGAACACGCTTCGAGAGGACCTCGGCGAGTGGGAGCACCTCTCCTCGTACAAACTCGTCGCGGGCCCGGACACGATCTATCTGGCTGAACCCGACCACGCCGTAGACCTGATCAAGGGGGGCAACGTGGTCATCCACCAGATGGTGGATGTTCTCGCGCCCTTCTATAAGGACGGCCGTAGCATTCCCGCTCTGCTCACCCCCCGTGAGCACGTCGCGGTCGACGAATCGGTCCGTGGCGGAGAACCGGTCATCCAAGGCACCAGGATCCCGGCGTCAGATGTCGCTGCCCTCGTAAGAGACGGCATCCCACCGGACCAGATCGGTGAGTTCTACCCAGGCGTGACGGCCGAGGCCGCCCGGGACGCGGCCGACTTCAGCGAGTACGTCGACAGCTACGGCAGCAGCGAGCCCCGGCAGGTCGTCGCTTGA
- a CDS encoding DUF5615 family PIN-like protein — protein sequence MKLLLDENVPRPMAEIVRILLKAHEVVHVHELKGWTGTKDIELYAKAKADGFEVVITNDTKQLSRPLEVAAIARSGLHRIEYRQNNKHGGLVGLGTAIATVCAALPHALSELEAAGGQRLVSLTSIDPTRQKRLQITDPAVVPPKHWPGGDSAAES from the coding sequence TTGAAACTGCTGCTCGACGAGAACGTGCCCCGCCCCATGGCCGAGATCGTGCGCATCCTGCTGAAGGCACATGAAGTCGTCCACGTCCACGAGCTCAAGGGCTGGACGGGCACGAAGGACATCGAGCTGTACGCCAAGGCCAAGGCCGACGGCTTCGAGGTCGTCATCACCAACGACACCAAGCAGCTCAGCCGGCCGCTCGAAGTGGCGGCCATTGCACGGTCGGGCCTGCATCGCATCGAGTACCGCCAGAACAACAAGCATGGCGGCCTGGTGGGCCTTGGCACGGCGATCGCCACCGTGTGCGCCGCTCTTCCCCATGCCCTGTCCGAACTCGAAGCAGCTGGCGGCCAGCGCCTCGTCTCTCTGACGTCAATCGACCCGACCCGCCAGAAACGCCTCCAGATCACGGACCCGGCCGTCGTCCCGCCGAAGCACTGGCCGGGTGGCGATTCAGCTGCTGAGTCCTGA
- a CDS encoding helix-turn-helix domain-containing protein, with product MTLPPDDDQVPHSSLAGPALPVLAETLRSLFKELGRSQRDFSAHVHWDHTAVSRYLRGERLPPWEFVGTLLREVETARGGPMSPEDRDRIAALHRRALEERNGWSALVQVLRQDSQLAEERARRAESELQAVATNRQAQDEGWRWSAFTGSLAERGWPEDSLTALDRATARTVACLADPTAELACRTTGVVAAGAQSGRTTIGAGVIARALDTGYRLVIVFSGTLNLLRSQTQRRLEEALLARDDADQQLQARFPLLRLTSEESDYRSMPSGSALQFEKRNKALPLFAPPNLYPAVPRLLVVKQNVAVLRKLLQDLRRAGPTLEEVPALIVDFEPSRPYLALHGGASGDKTAAQPRIDLIRSEITNLLPRAQLVRFEHQVTCASPTTTMRSESLWDGPPDFVVSAHPWDPRGAWEDPA from the coding sequence ATGACGCTCCCGCCGGATGACGACCAGGTACCTCATTCCTCCCTTGCCGGCCCAGCGCTCCCGGTGCTTGCGGAGACTCTGCGCAGCCTGTTCAAGGAGCTCGGCCGCTCCCAGCGCGACTTCAGCGCGCACGTGCACTGGGACCACACCGCGGTGAGCCGGTACCTGCGTGGCGAGCGTCTTCCTCCATGGGAGTTCGTCGGCACTCTGCTGCGCGAGGTCGAGACCGCGCGGGGTGGGCCGATGAGCCCCGAGGATCGGGACCGAATCGCTGCGCTGCACCGACGTGCGCTCGAAGAGCGCAACGGCTGGTCGGCGCTCGTGCAGGTGCTGCGCCAGGACAGTCAGCTGGCTGAGGAAAGGGCCCGCCGTGCGGAGTCGGAGCTTCAGGCTGTCGCGACGAACCGGCAAGCACAAGACGAAGGCTGGCGCTGGTCTGCCTTCACCGGCTCGCTCGCTGAGCGTGGCTGGCCAGAAGACTCGCTCACCGCTCTGGACAGAGCGACTGCGCGAACCGTCGCCTGCCTGGCCGACCCCACGGCAGAGCTGGCGTGTCGGACAACCGGAGTCGTTGCTGCGGGAGCGCAATCTGGCAGGACGACCATTGGGGCCGGCGTCATCGCCCGTGCCTTGGATACCGGCTACCGCCTGGTCATCGTCTTCAGCGGAACCTTGAACCTCTTGCGTAGTCAGACCCAGCGCCGACTTGAGGAGGCGCTACTCGCAAGAGACGACGCCGATCAGCAGCTGCAGGCACGATTCCCCCTCCTGCGCCTGACCAGCGAAGAGTCGGACTACCGGAGCATGCCATCCGGCAGTGCCCTGCAGTTCGAGAAGAGGAACAAGGCCCTTCCGCTCTTCGCTCCTCCCAATCTGTATCCCGCCGTGCCTCGGTTGCTCGTGGTCAAGCAGAACGTCGCTGTCCTGAGAAAGCTGCTGCAGGACCTGCGCCGCGCCGGACCAACCCTTGAAGAAGTTCCCGCGCTGATCGTCGACTTTGAACCCTCCCGCCCCTATCTGGCACTGCACGGGGGAGCCTCTGGCGACAAGACCGCTGCCCAACCCAGGATCGACCTGATCAGGTCAGAAATCACGAATCTGTTGCCGCGCGCCCAACTTGTCAGGTTCGAACACCAAGTGACCTGCGCCTCCCCCACCACGACCATGCGATCCGAGTCACTGTGGGACGGACCCCCTGACTTCGTCGTCTCCGCCCACCCCTGGGATCCTCGCGGGGCGTGGGAGGACCCGGCGTGA